A region from the Fundulus heteroclitus isolate FHET01 chromosome 22, MU-UCD_Fhet_4.1, whole genome shotgun sequence genome encodes:
- the LOC105928706 gene encoding androgen-dependent TFPI-regulating protein: MSATLRGAFHVSAFGWYAFIVNYLAAKDGEELPAGIFVYGGPWKYLTFLNLLLQMTFFGLAAVNDLQPGKESNSTLSRWKDLLFSVFAFPVGMFVVLLFWTIFAYDRELVYPASIDAFFPPWINHAMHTLVLPVLLGEVLVQPHAYPQWKHALAALSVVGLAYLSWIVWVYVTVGVWVYPLLGRFSAAGLTGFFFFNMAVVTLLYLLGDRLNSLVWRKDKAA, translated from the exons ATGAGTGCAACCCTGAGGGGAGCGTTCCACGTCTCAGCGTTCGGCTGGTACGCCTTCATTGTGAATTATCTGGCAGCGAAGGATGGAGAGGAGCTCCCTGCAGGAATCTTCGTCTACGGGGGACCCTGGAAGTACCTCACCTTTCTCAACCTG CTGTTGCAAATGACGTTCTTTGGACTGGCAGCAGTGAATGATCTCCAACCTGGGAAGGAGTCAAACAGCACTCTGAGCCGATGGAAAGACCTCCTCTTCTCTGTCTTTGCCTTCCCCGTAGGGATG TTCGTGGTTCTGCTCTTCTGGACCATCTTTGCCTACGACAGAGAGTTAGTCTACCCAGCATCCATCGACGCCTTCTTCCCTCCGTGGATAAACCACGCCATG CACACACTCGTCCTTCCTGTCCTGCTTGGAGAAGTGCTGGTTCAGCCTCACGCGTACCCGCAGTGGAAACACGCGCTGGCCGCGTTGTCAGTCGTGGGCTTGGCTTATTTATCCTG GATAGTGTGGGTGTATGTGACGGTGGGAGTCTGGGTGTACCCCCTGCTGGGACGCTTCAGCGCCGCCGGCCTGAcgggcttcttcttcttcaacaTGGCGGTGGTGACGCTGCTCTACCTGCTCGGGGACCGGCTCAACAGCCTCGTCTGGA GGAAGGACAAAGCGGCGTGA